GTACAACCGTTACCCGACGGATGAGGAGGGGCTAGCGGTGCTGTGGAGTTCGGAGACGCTCGACCCGGAACTGGATGAGTCGAAGTGGAAGGCTCAGCTCGAGGAGCCTCTACCCAAGGATCGGTGGGGCCGCGAGTGGATGTACATGCAGCAGAGCGACAAGGACCCGGCGCGGTATTCGTTGTGGTCCGTGGGTCCAGACGGCGAAGACGGCACCGAAGACGACCTCAAAGCGTGGACAGATGATGATGACACCAGTGGGTTCGGATTCGATGGCGTGGGCAGCGGACGGGGGGGATGAGTCCTCGCGGTTCGGCTTGCAGAACAGGCGACTCGGCAGGACGCGTCGCCCGCTGTCGGCTCGCGCGCTGACGCTCTTCGAGTTGGTTGTTGCGGTGGCGCTGGTGGCGGCGCTCGCGGGTGTTACGCTGCCGCTTGTCTTGGCGCGGTCGCGCAACATTGCGTTTGACGAGTTGCTGATCCAGATCGAGCGCACGGGTGCCGTAGCCCGAAGTGAATCGCAGCGCACGAGCGCGCCTCTGCGCTTTGAGGCGCGTTGGGACGCCGCCTCGGCGGAGTATGTCATCGGCGTGTCGAGGCTCGATACGGATGAGGAAGAAGATCATCTGGCAGGGGTCGTGCGAGCCATCGAGGAAGAACCTGATGCACATGACGAGTTCGAGTCGGGAGGAGTCACTCTCGCCAGCCTTGAGACCATGTTGACGCTCGGGCCGAGGGTGCAGTTGTATCGGGGACTCTCGGACGACCTGCGCGAGATGCTGCTCAACCCTTCGGACGGTTCGAAGGCGTTGGGAAGCGCTACACGTGGTGATTTCGAAACGACGAGTGACGAGCGACGCAAACAGCGATTTACGCTTGCGATTTTTCTGCCGGATGGAACATTAATCGCGGGCGAATCGGTGTATCTGGTGACGCCACCCGAGCGGATTGCCCGCATTGCGAGCAATGCGTTTCTTGGCTCGATTTCAGCGACGCGCATCACGCAGGCAATGCTGGAGAGCGAGGATGAGATTGACCTCTTCGATCCTTCGATCCGCGAAGGGGAAGAATCGGGGGATGCTTCGAGGGAACCTGTGCCACGAGGTTTGCCGTGAGGTCGCGGGCACGCGGTGCTCTGCTTTTTGAAGCCATGATTGCTCTTGCGATTCTGGCGATGGCGTCTTTGACGCTGGGCGGGATCGTTCTGCAGAGCGTGGGGTCGATGGAGCGCACCCGCTGGCAGATGCAGGCGTGCGATCTTGCGCGATCGACGATGGCCATGATCGAGGCGGGGCTGGCGGACCCGGTTGCGCTGCATGGTCCGGCCACGCGGTGGGATGAATCACGATTTCTTGATCCGGATGCGTTGGTGGGCTCGGGTGAGTTTGATGATTTGCTACCAGCCAGTGCGCCGCAAGCATCGGTTGTGGCACGCGGGTCGGGGCTTGAGTGGTTTCTGGATATCGAGACCGAAGCGCACGAAGGAACCGGGCTTTGGCTCGTGACCATCACCGCGCGGCTGGCGGGGCCGGCGGGATCGAGTCGTGATGAAGCGTCGTATTCCCTTCGGCAGTTGGTGCGGATGGGGTCTGCGCCTGATGACATTGCGGGCGAAGAAGATGAGTTGATGGATGCGGCGCGTCGCGGGGCCGATCGACCGGGAGGCGCCCGATGATCCGCCGCGGTTTTTCGCTGTTGGAAGTGCTGCTCGCGATCGGGATCGTGATGATTCTGTCGGGTGCGATCTACAGTTTTCTGTTCGACCTGATGAACAAGCGAGATCGGATCGTCGAGTTGACGGATCGGGCGAGAGTCGGAATCGGCGTGCTCGAAACGATCGAACGCGACCTGACGACGACGCTGGCGGGGGCGTCACGGTTTGGTGCTGGCATCTCGGGTACGCCGACGACGTTGACACTGCTCTCGCGCAGTGTCACGCTGCCGATCGGGCAGACATCAGGCGCGGTGCTTGGAGATCTTCAGGGCGTGCGATTCTCATGGAGCGGAAGTCAATCGAGCCTGGAGGCGTCGCGGTGGGACGTGTTGTCGGGCGGCGAGCGCACGACACAGGTGCTTTCAACGCAGGTCGAGTATGTGCAGTTTCGGTATTACGACGGTCGGGCGTGGCGAGGCGAGTTTGACTCTTCGCGCGATGGGGCGTTGCCGGTTGCGATCGAGGTTGCGATGTGGTTCGGCGTGCGCGTGCCAGCGGTGGATCTTCGCGGGTTTGAGGGTTCAAGTTTTCGGGAGGGATTTGGCGCGATCGACGATGAGGCATTTGGCGACGATGCAGCTAGTGAGCCGATTGAAGTGCCGCAGCGTGAGCCGGATCGGGTGCGTGTGATTGTGGTGCCGGATGGCCCGAGTGTGGGCTGGGGGGCGCAGTCATGAGGCGCGGTTCGAGGCGTGGAGTTGTGCTGCTGGCGGTGCTTGTGGTGATTACGCTGGCGGCGTTGATCGGCGTGACGCTTCTGGTGTCGGCCGATGCTGAGCGGTCTTCAGCCCAGGTGACGCTTGCGCAGACACAGTCGAGGGCGCTTGCGTGGTCGGGTGTGCAGGCGGCCATGGCGCAACTGGCGCAAGAGCGCGATGCGTTGATCATGAGTCAGTCGGTGGATCTCGATCAGGAGTGGGTGCTGTTCGTTGATGAGTTCGGGCGAGAAGCCGTGGTGCGGCTGGTGGCCTCGCGCGATGGAGAGTTCATGCGTAGCGAGGGAAGCAAGCTGGATTTGAACTACGCTACGAAGGAGATGCTTGCGAAACTGGTCGGCATTGGAACGGAGGAGCGTGCGCAGCGGATCATTGATGGGAGGCCATTTACGAGCGTCGAGGAACTGGTTCGGATTGAAGGATTCCCGGCGGATCTGGTGTACGGGTTTGCTGAGGTTCCTGAAGAACTGCGGGGGGGTGGTGCGGATGGACCACTCGAAGCGGGTGAGGGACAGAGTTCGGGAGTGGTTTCCGGGCGATCTGGTGCAGCACGCTCTTTGGGTGCTGCCGGTGTGTCACCAAGCGGAACGCCTGCACTGATTGACCTTCTGACAGTGTTCAGTTTCGACCCGAATATACAGGTCGGGGTTCAGGATGAGACCAAGCGCGGGAAACTGAGGTTGAACCTGAATGTGCCGTGGTCTGATCGGCTTGAGCGAGCAGTCGAGGAGCAATGGGGACGGGACGCGGTCTCGATCGTCAAGCAGGTCATGGAGAGCAACGCGGTCTTTACGAGCGATCAAACGCTGCTGAAGTTTCTGATCCAGGTGCAGTCAGATAGTGCAGGCGTTCGCAATGTGCTTGACTCGGTGACGACATCAGACGACATGTACCGGCTGGGGCGGGTGGACGTATTGCGTGCGCCGGTGGAAGTGCTGGTGACGCTTCCGGGGATCGATTTTGGCAAGGCACTGGATATTGTGGATTTGCGAGCGAGGTTGACAGATACAGCTCGGCTGTCGCCGGTCTGGCTTGTCGATGAGGGCGTGCTGACGATGCCGGAACTGGCGGAGATGATCGACTTTGTGACGACACGGTCGATGGTGTGGCGTGTGCGCATTGAAGCCGGATATCGGGAGTTTGATCCGATGGACCGGGTTGCGGGCGTGGCGCAGTCGGTGCTCGATGATGTGGCAAGGGACACGCAGTTTGACAAGCCTTTGACGAATCGAGTGGTGTACGACGCGGTGATCGACGTTTCGAGCGAGCGGGCGCGTGTTGCGTATCTGCGGGAAGTGACGATGCTGGATCTGGCGCATCGGCTGCGCGAGCGTGAGGTTGAAGTGCTTTCGTCTGATCCCGCAGCGGCGTATGAGGCTTTGCTGATGTCCGACCTTGGCCTGGATATTTTGGAGCAGGAGATTCGGACGCCATCGGCGAACGAGGCGGCAGAGGGTGCTGGATCTCGAATAGAGGCAGCTCGAGCGGCCAGGCGCGCCGAGCGAGAGGCGGCGCGTGCGGAGCGCACGGCGTCCCGCGAAGTGAGGGCGGAGCAGGACGAGCCACAGCCTGAGCCGGAGCGTGCGATGCCGGGCGATCCAGTAGATCGTCGCATCGGTCGTTGGCGGAACGGGGGTGGGTCTTGAAGCGGGCGTTGCGCGGGCAAGTCGTATTGATCGAGCTCGATCGCCACAGAATGTGTGCGGTGCAGGTGCTGGTTTCGCGAAGTGGGGTCAAGGTTCAGCGGGTGTGCTCGTCGCCTTGTCCGGAAGGGGTGTCGCAGGGGACGGCGTCGCAAGTGGGGGCGTGGCTTAAGACGGTGCTGCGTGAGGCAGGAATCGGGGCGCAGCGAGCCTTGTTCGCGGTGTCACGCGGCGAAGTTGTACTCAAGATTCTGGAACTGCCTCGGTCGGGCATTGAGACGGAGGCGGAGGTCTGCGAGGCGGTACGTTTCCAGTTGGCGCGTCAGTTGACGATGCCGATGACCGACGCGGTGATCGATTCGATTGATCTTTCGCCGCAGTCGGACTCGGGAACGCTGAGCGTGCTCGCGGGGGCGATTCACAAGGAGCGGATTGGCTGGTATGCATCGGTTGCGGAGTCGGCGGGGTTGAAGATTGCTGGGCTTCAACTGCGGAGCGGAGGCATCGCGACGCTGACTGAACATGAAGGGGGGCCGGTGCTGGTGGTTGCGCCTGGGCCTGAGACGACGGAGTTCGTGGTTGCGAGCAGCGGGCGCGTGCTTTTTGCGCGTTTGGCCGAGTGGGGTGGGGCGTCGGTCGAGGCGTCGCTCCCGCTGTTGCGTGATGAACCGGAGCAAGGCGGAGGCAGCGACGATGAGAGTGCGCGCCGGGTTGCGGTGGAAGCCAAACGGACATGGATGAGTTACCGCGTTTCGCAGCGTGCTGAGGATCTGGAGTCGATCATTGTGCTGGGCGAGGGCAGAGAGGCCGAGCAGATTCGGGCGCGTTGTCATGCAATGCTCGAAATTCCGGCGCGGTGTAGCGGGTTGCCCGAGCGGGTCGCCATTCGCCCTGAAGTGGACGAGCAGACTCAAGCAACGATCCTGCCGTTGCTTGGCCTAGCGCTGCGAGCTGGCGCTGGCGCGGGCGGGCTGGATTTTGCGGACCCGAGAAAGCCGCCGGATGTGGGCGCAGGTCGGCGACAACTGGTGCTGGCAAGCATTCTGGGAGTGATCGTCGTCGGTGGGGCGGGATATCTCTGGGCGCAGAACCAACTGGCTGCTCTCAAGGATCGCGAATCGGCGCTCACGGAAGAACTCAATGCCCTCAATCTCGAGTATCGTGCGTTTCTCGGTGAGCTCGCGCGGGCAGAGCACATCAAGCGGTGGGACTCGGCAGATCCCGATTGGGTGGGGCACATCGCGTGGCTGAGCGACCGCCTGCCTGATCCTGCGCAGTCGCAGGCCGATCGCTTTCTGTTGAGTCTCGGGGCGAGCATCGGATATGAAGGCACAGCGTTCCCGGGGGGTAAATGGTCGACGAACACAAGCGTGGCGACATCGATATCGGGAAGGGTGACCGCGCGACAGATGTCGCTTGATCTTCGAGAGCGGTTGCTCGGCGAGCGGCTTCACACGGTGTTTAACAGGGGTGCAGACGTTGCGGATCGGTATGACCTGGAACTGGTGACCAGCGCTCTGAGGCTGCCTCGCGCTGCGACCGAGAAGCCAGTGGGGGGTGGATCGTGACGCGTGGCCGCATTCGACTGATTGCGATCGTCGCGTTTCTCGTCGGGGCTGGCGGTGTGGGGAATCTGCTGGCTCAGCGGATGTATTTCAAGCCGGCGGCCGTATTGCGGAAGAACATCGAAGAGATGGAACGGACTCAGTCGCGCGTCGAGGACGTTATGGAAGCATGGTTCAGTGTCAAGGGTGAACTCAAGGCCTTTGGCAGTACGCAACTCGGGCGAGAGTTTGACGAAGTGGAGCATCGTCTGAGGACTGGTTTGCAGGAGATCGGGGCAAGGCATCAGTTGAAGGGAGTGCAGGTGAGCAACGCGCGTCCGAGGCCGGAGCGGACACCGCTTGCGGGCGCGAGGCTTCGGACACGTCTGGGGCGTTCTCTGTCGGAGGCGCGTGATTTTGCGGTCATCAAGGGGACGTTTGGCGGGAATGGGTCGCTGGAGCAGGTGATGTTGGCGCTGGCGTCGGTGCAGAGCCAGCCTTGGGTACATCGGCTCGATCGAGTGTCGATCGAGCCTCGTGGCCGAGAGAGAACCGAGTTTCAGTTGGATGTTGCATTTTCGGTCGTGTTCGCGCCCGACCTGGCGCCAGCGGAGGCATCGTCGCCAGAGATTGTGGGGGCGAGTGCGGAAGTCATCGCGAATGCGAGGCGTGTGGCGTTGCGCAACGTGTTTGTCCCTCCGGCACCACCTCCGGCCCCTCCGCCTCTTCCGCCGGTGGTGCAACCTCCGGTGGCGCCTCCACCTGCACCTCCGCCGTATGACCGGTGGAAGGTGACAGGGGTGATCGAGCGTCGTCAGGATGGCTCGACAGCAAGCGTGGAAGTGTGGCTGTTGCAGATGGATACGGGTGAGCAGCGGATTTTGACCCCCGGCGACGAGGTGCTGGGGCATGTGCTCGAGTGGGGCGAAGGTGAACGGGCGGTGTTCGTGTTTGATGGGCAGCGTTACGAAATTGCACAAGGGCGGACCCTGGCTGAACGAACGGCGCTGAACTAGGTACACTGCAGGTGTGCCGGGCGCGAGCCTTGTGCACCCTGATCCAGGCGGGTGAAGGAGATTGATGATGGATCGCAGAGAGAAGATGCACGGTCGGATGGGCGTTGTGGTTGCAGCGACGCTGATCGCGTGTGCGGGAATGCCGGTCTCAGCGCTGGCGCAATCAGATGGTGTGGCTGTGGCTGAGGGGCAGGCGGGTGTCTCTGCTGCCAAGGAACCGGTACGCATTCGGTTCAACTTTGACGGCGCGCCATTTGATCAGGTGCTGGATTTCTTTGCGCGTGAGACGGGTTTGCCGGTCATCCGCGAGGCAGCGGTGCCAGCGGGAAACCTGAAATTCATCAGCGGGCGGGATTTTTCGCTCGGTGAAGCACTCGAGGTGTACAACTACAGCTTGCGTGCACATGGCGTGCGGCTGGTGCATGAGGGAGACTTTTTGTATCTGCGGTCGCTGGCCGGTGCGGCGAGCGATGCGAGGGCAGTCTCGCCGGAGGAACTGGCTGCGATTGCATCGCGCGATCCATCTGAGTATGTGACAACGTACATTCCGCTGAACAACGCGCTGGCGGAGCGCGTGGTGGAACAGATCAAGCCACTGATCCGCGAACCCGGGCTTGCACAGGCAATTGATCGGCAAAACATGCTGCTGCTCGTCGAGACGGCGGCACAGTGCAAGCGGATTTTCGAGATCATCACTCAGATTGATCAGGTCCGGCCGGCGGATATCGGGTTCGAGGTGTACCCGCTTCGATACACGACGGCGGACGCGATCGTGGCGACGATCAAAGGGATCGTGCCGGAGCGCGATGAGATCATGGTGGTGGACAAGAACGGCAACGCGCGCAATATCGAGGATGTGAGCAAGCCGCCTCTGAAGTTGTCAGCAGATGCACGGATCAACGCGGTTGTTGCGGTTGGGCCGACGAGCCGGTTGCCGGTGGTGAAGGAGTTGGTTGCGCTGCTTGATACGGCGGATGGGAGTGCGGAGGGCGCGAGCACCGGGCCTCAGATGAAAGCATTCGAACTGTCAGGAGTGACTGCGGAGGATGCAGCGACTCAGATTTCGGCACTGTTCAGAGCGATTCCTGAGGCCAGACGTCCGACGGTGCAGGCGCTGGCGGATGTTTCGCGTGTGATGGTGGTGGGGAGCCCTTCGCAGCTGGAGCAGGCGCGGGCACTGCTCGATGTGATCGACCCGCGCATCGAGGGACTTGCGAGGCAGGATCGATCGGCACGGGTGGTGCACCTGACCCATATCGAGCCAGATCGGGCGATGCAGATCGCGCAGCGGTTGCTGACGCCCAGACAAGTGAAGATGCTGAGTTTCGCGCCTTCGAGCGACGGGCGCTCGCTGATCGTTGCGGGGCCGGCCTTGGACGTTGATGCCTTGGAACAGTTGATCGCGGGCATTGACGCCAAGCCCGACCTGGCGCAGCATGTGCGGGTGGTTCGGTTGAGCAAAGGGCCGGTGAGCGAGGTCGTTGCACGAGCGTCAGAACTGGACAACATGACGACCGAAGCACAGCGTGACGCGGTGAAAGCGATTGTCGATGAGGAGTCGCGGAGCGTAACGCTGGTTGGGTCGGCGAGTGCTCTAGCCAGATTTGAAGACAGGCTGCGTGCCGCAGAGCAGAGCGTGGTGGTTGAGACTGAGACACGCATGTTCACGCTCAAGCGTGTGCGTGCGACGGAGCTTGCGGGGCAGCTGTCGAGATTGCTGGTGCCGATGTTGACGCCCGAAGACGGGAGCGTGCTGGTTCCACCTTCGATAGATCCGCTTGACGATCTGAAGACGCTTGTGGTGCGTGCGCAGCCGGAACAGTTTTCTACGATCGAGGGGCTGATTGCGCAGCTGGATCAGGAGAAACCTGGAGAGCGGCAGTTTCAAGTGATGTCGCTGTCGGGGCCGTATGCCGAGCAATCGGTACAGCGTGCGATGGAGTTGTACAAGGCGCAGACGCAAGGCCTGCCGGAATCGGAGGCGGGGGAGATTTCGTTCGAGATTGATCGCCGCGCGGGGAAGTTGCTGCTCACGGGGCGGAGTGCGGGGCTGGTGCTGTTCAGCGGATTGCTGACGCAGGTTCAGCAGTTGGTCCCGCCTATGCGAACGACGCGTGTGGTGGATATCGAGTTCGAGAAGGCGAGCGAGCTCGTCGCGCCGTTGCGGGAGTTTTTGGCCGGTGCGGATTCGATTGATCCGATGCGTGAGGTTCCTGAGCCGACAATGTCGGTGATCGAGCGGACCAACTCGCTGATGATTACAGCCGAGGAGGCACAACATCAGTTGATCGGCGACTATCTGAAAAGGCTTGACCGGCTGGAACCCGGGGATCTGCCGCCACTGAGACTGATTCAGTTGCGAACAGCGGATGCGCTCAACATCGCGGCGATGCTGACACAACAGTACAGCCAGAGGTCAACAGCAGAGCGCATGGCCCGGCCGGTGGAGATCAGGGCGGACGGAAATACGAACACGTTGATCGTTGCTGCGCACGCGGATTTGTTTGGCGACATCAAGGCGTTTGTAGACGAACTGAACAAGGAAGAATCGGACCAGCCCGAACGATTGACGTTTCTGTTTCCGCTGAAGGTTGCCAAGGCTGTGGATGTTGCGACGGCGATGGACAAGTTGTATCCGCAGCCTCCTATGCCGGCAGACCGACTGGGCAGGCCGATGCCGTGGCTTCAGGAAAAGAAGGAAGTGACGGTGTCGGCGGATCCGAGCAGCAATTCGCTGATCATCGACGCGCCAGCCGATCGTCGGGCATCGCTCGAGGAACTGGCCGAGAAGCTTGACCGTGTCGAAGTGCCTCCGGTTGCGGAGCTTCGAACGTATCACGTGGTTGGTGCAGACCTGAACTCGGTGGCGCGGATGCTCGAGGGGCTGAGCCGGAATGGTTCGCTGAGCAGTGCGGCGCAGCCTGGTCGGCCCAAGGTGCAGGTTGTGATCGAGACTGAGCCGAAGAGTTCGACGCTGATCGTTGCGGGCGATGAGGTGACGTTCGAGAAGGTCGAGCAGGTGCTCAAGAGTCTGACGGCGGTGCCTGTGGACAAGGCACTGCGAATCGTGCCGATTGCCAACGCGCAGGCGACGGATGTACGGGCGAGGGCGCTTCAGATCTATGACTCGCAGACGGCTCAGATTCCTGGCGCAGGCAAGGTCGATGTGACGATCGACAGCAGCACGAACTCGCTTGAAGTTGTTGCGGACATCGAGGCGATGGCTCGGTTTGTGCAGATCCTCGACGAGTTGCAGCGGCAGATCGGGCCTGCGCGCGAAGTGCGCATGGTTCAGTTGAAACTCGCTCAGGTTTCCGAAGTGATCGGGTTCCTGCGTGAGTTGGTTGGTGCGAGCGAGTCGCTGAAAGTCGCGGGTGGTCCGACGCCAGTGTTTGAGCCGATCGAGGCGACGAACTCGATCATGATTGCAGCCCAGCCGGCACAGTTTGCGATTATCGAGCAGTTGATTCGAAGTCTGGATAATCAGCAGGTCGCTGATCGTCCTCCGATGCGGATCTTGAGACTGCGGTCGACGGATGCGGCCAATCTCGCGCTGGTTCTGCAGCGATCCTATGAACAACGACCGACGGATGAACGGGCGAAGCAGCCTGTGGATGTGCAGGCAGACGCTGCGACGAATACCCTGATTGTCTCGGCCCATTCGGACGTGATGCCGGAGATCGAGGCAATTGTGCGTGAGTTGAACGATGCGCAATCGTTTGATCTTGGCGAGCGGCAGATCCGGATTTTTCCATTGCGAGTCGCTCGGGCTGAGGAACTGGCCAGGACGATCGACGAGATGTATCCGCCGCCTCCGATGCCGCGCGATGCGCGAGGTGTTCCGAGGCCGGACCTTCAAGGGCCGAAGGAAATTTTCGTGCGTGCGGATCGGGCGACGAACTCGTTGATCGTTGATGCGCCTTCAGAACGGTTGGCTGGTTTCGAGCAGGTCGTCAAGCAGCTCGATCAGACGAAGTTGGCGGAGAATGTAGAGCTTCGGACGTATCGCATCGCGAGGGCGGATCTGGTTGCGGTTCAGACCACGCTTCGCGGCCTGGCGGAGAACGGTGCGCTCACGAACGCGGCGCAAGCGCCGATTACGATCAGTGCCGAGCCAGCGAGTCGAACGGTGGTCGTGAGCGGCCCTTCGGAAATTTTCGAGCGTGTCGAGGCGGTGCTGCGCGAAGTTGACGGCGAGATTGCGCACCCGAGCACATCGATGCGGTTGTATCCGCTCAAGCATGTGCGTGCGGAACGTGTGCAGAGCGTACTTCGGCAGATCTTGTCGGCGAGATTGCGTGAGCAACAGCGTGCAGAAGGCGCGTTGGCGGTGCCGATCGAGGAGTTGCTTGAGGTTGCAGCAGATCCTGGTTCGAACACGTTGATTATTTCAGCGCCAGAGTCGCTTCAGGAAGCCGCGGAGCAGTTGATTGCAGTGTTGGATACCGAAGCCGCCGCATCGGGACGGTCGACTATTCGGGTGGTGCCTCTGACGTATGCGGATGCGGCGCAGTTGGCGCAGACATTAAATCAGGCGCTGCCATCGATGAATCTGCCGGGCGGCGAGGTGGTGCA
This genomic interval from Phycisphaeraceae bacterium contains the following:
- the pilM gene encoding pilus assembly protein PilM; the encoded protein is MKRALRGQVVLIELDRHRMCAVQVLVSRSGVKVQRVCSSPCPEGVSQGTASQVGAWLKTVLREAGIGAQRALFAVSRGEVVLKILELPRSGIETEAEVCEAVRFQLARQLTMPMTDAVIDSIDLSPQSDSGTLSVLAGAIHKERIGWYASVAESAGLKIAGLQLRSGGIATLTEHEGGPVLVVAPGPETTEFVVASSGRVLFARLAEWGGASVEASLPLLRDEPEQGGGSDDESARRVAVEAKRTWMSYRVSQRAEDLESIIVLGEGREAEQIRARCHAMLEIPARCSGLPERVAIRPEVDEQTQATILPLLGLALRAGAGAGGLDFADPRKPPDVGAGRRQLVLASILGVIVVGGAGYLWAQNQLAALKDRESALTEELNALNLEYRAFLGELARAEHIKRWDSADPDWVGHIAWLSDRLPDPAQSQADRFLLSLGASIGYEGTAFPGGKWSTNTSVATSISGRVTARQMSLDLRERLLGERLHTVFNRGADVADRYDLELVTSALRLPRAATEKPVGGGS
- a CDS encoding helix-hairpin-helix domain-containing protein, translated to MRRGSRRGVVLLAVLVVITLAALIGVTLLVSADAERSSAQVTLAQTQSRALAWSGVQAAMAQLAQERDALIMSQSVDLDQEWVLFVDEFGREAVVRLVASRDGEFMRSEGSKLDLNYATKEMLAKLVGIGTEERAQRIIDGRPFTSVEELVRIEGFPADLVYGFAEVPEELRGGGADGPLEAGEGQSSGVVSGRSGAARSLGAAGVSPSGTPALIDLLTVFSFDPNIQVGVQDETKRGKLRLNLNVPWSDRLERAVEEQWGRDAVSIVKQVMESNAVFTSDQTLLKFLIQVQSDSAGVRNVLDSVTTSDDMYRLGRVDVLRAPVEVLVTLPGIDFGKALDIVDLRARLTDTARLSPVWLVDEGVLTMPELAEMIDFVTTRSMVWRVRIEAGYREFDPMDRVAGVAQSVLDDVARDTQFDKPLTNRVVYDAVIDVSSERARVAYLREVTMLDLAHRLREREVEVLSSDPAAAYEALLMSDLGLDILEQEIRTPSANEAAEGAGSRIEAARAARRAEREAARAERTASREVRAEQDEPQPEPERAMPGDPVDRRIGRWRNGGGS
- a CDS encoding prepilin-type N-terminal cleavage/methylation domain-containing protein, whose amino-acid sequence is MIRRGFSLLEVLLAIGIVMILSGAIYSFLFDLMNKRDRIVELTDRARVGIGVLETIERDLTTTLAGASRFGAGISGTPTTLTLLSRSVTLPIGQTSGAVLGDLQGVRFSWSGSQSSLEASRWDVLSGGERTTQVLSTQVEYVQFRYYDGRAWRGEFDSSRDGALPVAIEVAMWFGVRVPAVDLRGFEGSSFREGFGAIDDEAFGDDAASEPIEVPQREPDRVRVIVVPDGPSVGWGAQS
- the gspG gene encoding type II secretion system major pseudopilin GspG, encoding MLRKKKWYAVRRVSRGFTLIEVMIVLAIVLALGAIVSVAVLSRRDQANVNLTKTDLNTLKAGLKWFRFEYNRYPTDEEGLAVLWSSETLDPELDESKWKAQLEEPLPKDRWGREWMYMQQSDKDPARYSLWSVGPDGEDGTEDDLKAWTDDDDTSGFGFDGVGSGRGG